Proteins encoded in a region of the Brevefilum fermentans genome:
- the rpsP gene encoding 30S ribosomal protein S16, with the protein MVRIRLRRVGPRNQASYRVIVADKESPRDGRFIENVGHYNPRTHPSTIVLNDERIIYWLGVGAQPTEAVDGLFKQVGLWERYERFKAGEDLEALVAEAEKIYKTRVSDLRTNPPQTH; encoded by the coding sequence ATGGTAAGAATTCGATTACGCCGGGTGGGTCCCCGGAATCAGGCAAGTTATCGGGTGATTGTCGCCGATAAGGAAAGTCCACGCGATGGGCGGTTTATTGAAAATGTTGGGCATTACAACCCACGTACACACCCTTCTACAATTGTTTTGAACGACGAGCGCATCATCTATTGGTTGGGAGTTGGTGCCCAGCCCACAGAAGCGGTAGATGGACTGTTCAAACAAGTTGGTCTGTGGGAGCGTTACGAGCGCTTTAAAGCCGGAGAGGACCTTGAAGCTCTGGTTGCAGAAGCTGAAAAGATTTACAAAACACGAGTGAGTGATCTGCGCACCAACCCACCACAGACCCATTAA
- the dprA gene encoding DNA-processing protein DprA gives MSDEKKYWIGFNQVKGIGSVRFKQIQAHFGDLSTAWHAPIEAFREIGLPDKVLKNIFELRRSLDLDRYYEQVLQGDAHVLTLLDQDYPKLLKEIDQAPPVIYVRGSLLPADEFAVAMVGTRRVTAYGQQVTRDTSTYLAGHGLTIVSGLARGVDALAHQHALQAGGRTIAVLGCGVDVIYPPEHRQLAEAIVESGALVSDYPLGTQPEGSNFPPRNRVISGLSLATIVVEAGERSGALITADFAVEQGRDVFAVPGNVFSPASRGTNRLIQKGAYVLVSPQDVLDLLDLSQVEDYKDARQVLPADTTEAKILLAMDYEPIHIDELCNKTGLPVEKVSASLTMMELKGMVQHVGGMRYAAIREMSGK, from the coding sequence ATGTCCGATGAGAAGAAATACTGGATTGGCTTCAACCAGGTTAAGGGTATAGGGTCAGTCCGATTCAAACAAATTCAGGCACATTTTGGGGATCTATCGACCGCCTGGCATGCGCCAATTGAGGCGTTTCGAGAAATTGGCTTACCAGACAAGGTTTTGAAGAATATCTTTGAATTGCGGAGATCGCTTGATCTCGATCGTTATTATGAACAGGTCTTGCAGGGTGATGCCCACGTGCTAACACTGCTGGATCAGGATTATCCTAAATTGCTGAAAGAGATTGACCAGGCACCACCCGTGATTTACGTCAGGGGCAGCCTGTTGCCGGCAGATGAATTCGCTGTGGCAATGGTCGGTACGCGCCGGGTGACGGCTTACGGTCAGCAGGTGACTCGAGATACCAGCACTTACCTGGCAGGGCATGGGTTGACGATTGTCAGCGGGCTGGCGCGCGGGGTGGATGCCCTGGCGCATCAGCACGCTCTGCAGGCGGGCGGCCGAACCATTGCCGTGTTGGGGTGTGGCGTGGATGTGATCTACCCACCAGAACACCGCCAGCTGGCTGAAGCAATTGTGGAAAGCGGCGCGCTGGTCAGCGATTACCCGCTGGGAACCCAACCCGAAGGGAGCAACTTTCCGCCCAGGAATCGGGTTATATCGGGGCTTTCCCTGGCGACAATTGTGGTCGAAGCGGGTGAACGCAGCGGGGCATTGATTACAGCTGATTTTGCGGTTGAACAGGGCCGGGACGTGTTTGCTGTGCCAGGAAACGTTTTTTCGCCGGCAAGTCGGGGCACAAATCGCCTGATCCAGAAAGGAGCTTATGTACTGGTTTCGCCACAGGACGTGTTGGACCTGCTTGACTTATCCCAGGTAGAAGATTATAAAGACGCACGACAGGTATTGCCGGCAGATACCACTGAAGCGAAAATTCTGCTGGCGATGGACTATGAGCCCATTCACATTGATGAGCTTTGCAACAAGACGGGGTTGCCCGTAGAAAAGGTCTCAGCGTCCCTCACCATGATGGAATTGAAGGGGATGGTTCAGCATGTGGGTGGGATGAGATATGCAGCAATCCGCGAGATGAGCGGAAAGTGA
- the rimM gene encoding ribosome maturation factor RimM (Essential for efficient processing of 16S rRNA), with product MPLKNGNDAGSGKNAEPAFLVIGKLRRAHGVSGEIALEVYSRIPELLSVDRTVFIGETYQPFTIQSTRPKGKLLLLKFFKINDRTKASGLTNQLVYTRSDHLPGLPEGEFFFHELIGLDVFDTEDHYLGVLTEILETGANDVYLIRDQAGGEVLIAAVDENILEIDLERGRMTVAVIHWYGEGD from the coding sequence ATGCCTCTTAAAAATGGAAATGATGCAGGCTCAGGCAAGAATGCTGAGCCTGCCTTTCTTGTCATAGGAAAATTGCGGCGTGCGCATGGGGTTTCGGGTGAAATTGCCCTGGAGGTGTATTCTCGCATTCCGGAATTGTTAAGCGTTGACCGAACGGTTTTCATTGGGGAGACTTACCAACCGTTTACCATTCAATCCACACGCCCCAAGGGTAAACTCTTATTATTGAAGTTTTTTAAAATTAACGATCGCACGAAAGCGTCTGGGTTGACCAACCAGCTTGTTTATACCAGGTCTGATCACCTGCCGGGGTTGCCTGAAGGTGAGTTCTTTTTCCATGAACTGATCGGTCTGGATGTTTTTGACACCGAGGACCATTACCTGGGCGTGTTGACAGAAATTCTTGAAACCGGTGCCAACGATGTTTATCTGATTAGAGATCAGGCAGGAGGAGAAGTTTTAATTGCCGCGGTCGATGAAAACATCCTGGAGATTGACCTGGAGCGGGGGCGGATGACCGTTGCTGTCATCCATTGGTATGGTGAGGGGGATTGA
- a CDS encoding mannose-1-phosphate guanylyltransferase produces the protein MNYDQYYAVIMAGGSGTRLWPLSRKGQPKQTLTLTGKRSLFQCAVDRLQGLFPFERILVVTIADQVELLSRECPEIPLDNFIIEPMPRGTASVVGLAAVALNARQPGATMAILTADHLMKNAEHLRQLLRSAFAVAQQNALVTLGITPGYPATGYGYIQKGMQVGTFEGLNVFEVKKFKEKPHEDQARLMIVDGEHVWNSGMFIWRADTVMNEIKRQMPDLFHKLGEIAEHWTQPTREQTLGTVWPTIQPQSIDYGIMENAQNVAVIPSIDLGWNDVGSWESLFDSIEGDDAGNIVLRGDPILLDTQGTLVCDDSSKGLIVTLGVEDLIIIDSGDAILICDRKQSQRVREVVDYLKAHGYEDYL, from the coding sequence ATGAATTACGATCAATATTATGCAGTGATCATGGCAGGCGGCAGTGGGACGCGTCTCTGGCCGCTTTCGCGAAAGGGTCAGCCCAAACAGACCCTGACCCTGACAGGAAAGCGCTCACTGTTCCAATGTGCGGTAGATCGATTGCAGGGTTTATTCCCCTTTGAAAGAATTTTGGTTGTGACGATTGCCGACCAGGTTGAATTACTCAGCCGGGAATGCCCAGAAATTCCGCTTGACAATTTTATTATTGAACCGATGCCGCGCGGCACAGCCTCGGTGGTTGGTTTAGCCGCAGTTGCGCTTAACGCCAGGCAGCCTGGTGCGACCATGGCCATCCTGACGGCTGACCACTTGATGAAGAATGCTGAGCACCTGAGGCAGTTGCTGCGCTCTGCTTTTGCTGTTGCTCAGCAGAACGCCCTGGTGACCCTGGGAATCACGCCTGGTTACCCGGCAACAGGTTATGGCTATATTCAAAAAGGGATGCAAGTTGGCACCTTTGAAGGACTGAACGTCTTTGAGGTAAAAAAATTCAAAGAGAAACCTCACGAAGATCAGGCTCGGTTGATGATTGTCGATGGTGAACATGTGTGGAATTCAGGGATGTTCATCTGGCGCGCGGATACGGTGATGAACGAAATCAAACGCCAGATGCCCGATTTGTTTCATAAACTGGGTGAAATCGCTGAACACTGGACCCAACCGACCCGAGAACAAACGCTTGGAACGGTTTGGCCAACGATTCAACCGCAGTCAATCGACTATGGCATTATGGAAAACGCCCAAAATGTTGCTGTGATCCCTTCAATCGACCTGGGTTGGAACGATGTGGGAAGCTGGGAATCGCTGTTTGATTCCATAGAGGGTGATGATGCTGGCAATATTGTCCTGAGGGGCGATCCTATCCTGCTTGACACACAGGGTACACTCGTTTGTGATGATTCATCCAAAGGTCTGATCGTCACGCTTGGTGTGGAAGACCTGATCATCATTGATTCCGGTGATGCGATTTTGATCTGCGACCGGAAACAATCACAACGGGTGCGCGAAGTTGTTGATTACCTGAAAGCGCATGGCTACGAAGATTATTTGTAG
- the greA gene encoding transcription elongation factor GreA, whose amino-acid sequence MNDNTHYLTPEGKAKLEAELKHLKEDERKKISERLKQAISMGDLSENADYQKAKEDQGFLEGRIQEIEAILLHAEVIEAQVNYDEVAIGAKVTFKVADDPPQSYTLVDSNEANPSEGKISYRSPVGSALVGHQVGDRVKVVLPNQEIIELEILNIE is encoded by the coding sequence ATGAACGACAACACACACTATCTGACGCCAGAAGGAAAAGCAAAACTTGAAGCCGAGCTTAAACACCTGAAAGAAGATGAGCGCAAGAAAATTTCAGAGCGTTTAAAGCAAGCCATCTCCATGGGCGACCTATCAGAAAATGCGGATTATCAAAAAGCCAAGGAAGACCAGGGTTTCCTGGAGGGTCGTATCCAGGAAATAGAAGCCATTTTGTTGCATGCAGAGGTGATTGAAGCCCAGGTCAATTACGATGAGGTTGCTATCGGCGCTAAAGTTACCTTCAAAGTAGCTGACGATCCCCCTCAAAGCTACACGCTGGTGGACAGCAATGAAGCCAACCCCAGCGAAGGGAAAATATCCTACCGATCTCCCGTTGGTAGTGCGCTGGTCGGACATCAAGTGGGGGATCGTGTTAAAGTCGTCTTGCCCAATCAAGAAATCATTGAGCTTGAAATCCTGAACATTGAGTAA
- a CDS encoding KH domain-containing protein, whose translation MEGENLQGLVEFIARSLVDDPSEVKVNKYQRGSTIQLELNVSKEDMGRVIGKSGQVANAIRTLLKVAAAREGQQVNLDIVEPY comes from the coding sequence ATGGAAGGCGAGAACTTGCAAGGATTGGTTGAGTTTATCGCTCGATCACTGGTCGATGACCCGAGTGAGGTTAAGGTTAACAAATACCAGCGTGGTTCCACCATTCAACTGGAATTGAATGTTTCAAAAGAGGATATGGGCCGTGTGATCGGAAAATCGGGCCAGGTCGCCAATGCCATTCGAACATTGCTGAAGGTTGCAGCAGCACGAGAAGGTCAACAAGTCAATTTGGATATTGTTGAACCCTATTAA
- a CDS encoding DUF1015 domain-containing protein, which yields MHKYQKIGIKTPRILLPNKNIDLRKWAVIACDQFTAQPEYWQEVENIVGDAPSTYHMILPEVFLETPQEEERIKNANIAMQNYLQSGIFTSMEGFIYVRRKLNGQTRRGLMVCLDLEHYDYTPGAQTLIRASEGTIVDRLPPRIRIRKQAVLETPHILVLFDDPLDTVFGPLEDQLGTFEKLYDFELMLGSGHLEGYAINNDAIQQGILTALEQLIDPETFANKYALEPGKHQPMLFAMGDGNHSLATAKAIWEEIKPSVGSDHPARYALVEIENVHDPALAFEPIYRVLFDLNTDILQEMHAYWGDSLRVEEVDTPEELIAAVDAARGSVHKVGMITSDGLKLITIHDAKENLPVGTLQHFLDMFMANQGAEKIDYIHGEDVLFEMGTVEGNVGFYIPGMDKSDLFKTMILDGALPRKTFSMGSAKTKRFYMECRRIQPAS from the coding sequence ATGCACAAGTATCAAAAAATCGGCATAAAAACCCCCCGCATCCTCCTTCCTAATAAAAACATCGATCTGCGGAAATGGGCTGTTATTGCCTGCGATCAATTTACAGCGCAACCCGAATACTGGCAGGAAGTTGAAAACATCGTCGGTGACGCGCCTTCCACATACCACATGATTCTCCCGGAAGTATTCCTTGAAACTCCGCAGGAAGAAGAACGCATTAAAAACGCCAATATCGCAATGCAAAATTACCTCCAGTCGGGCATTTTCACGTCCATGGAAGGATTTATTTACGTGCGTCGCAAGTTGAACGGTCAAACACGGCGGGGATTGATGGTTTGCCTTGATTTAGAGCACTATGATTACACCCCGGGCGCGCAAACCCTGATTCGAGCCTCAGAAGGCACCATTGTTGATCGGCTGCCGCCCCGCATCCGCATCCGCAAACAGGCTGTTCTGGAAACGCCCCACATTCTGGTCCTGTTCGATGATCCCCTGGATACCGTTTTCGGGCCCCTTGAAGATCAATTGGGCACATTTGAAAAATTGTACGACTTTGAGCTCATGCTCGGCAGCGGTCATTTGGAAGGTTATGCCATCAATAACGATGCCATCCAGCAAGGCATTCTTACCGCATTAGAACAACTCATCGACCCGGAAACTTTCGCTAATAAATACGCTCTTGAACCGGGGAAACACCAACCCATGTTGTTTGCCATGGGCGATGGAAATCACTCTCTGGCTACCGCAAAAGCCATTTGGGAAGAGATCAAACCAAGCGTTGGCAGCGATCATCCGGCTCGATATGCCCTGGTTGAGATTGAGAATGTTCACGATCCTGCGTTAGCCTTTGAACCCATCTACCGCGTCTTGTTTGATCTGAACACCGATATCCTGCAAGAGATGCACGCCTATTGGGGCGACAGCTTGCGGGTTGAGGAGGTTGACACTCCTGAAGAATTAATTGCAGCCGTTGATGCTGCCCGGGGATCGGTTCATAAAGTTGGTATGATCACCTCTGATGGGCTGAAATTAATCACCATTCACGATGCCAAAGAAAACTTGCCCGTGGGAACGCTACAACACTTCCTGGATATGTTCATGGCAAATCAAGGCGCTGAAAAAATCGACTACATCCATGGCGAAGACGTGCTGTTTGAAATGGGAACGGTCGAAGGAAATGTCGGTTTTTATATCCCCGGAATGGACAAATCAGACCTGTTCAAAACGATGATCCTCGATGGTGCCCTGCCGCGCAAGACGTTTTCGATGGGTTCCGCAAAAACAAAGCGGTTCTACATGGAATGCCGTCGCATTCAACCTGCATCATGA
- the topA gene encoding type I DNA topoisomerase encodes METYCVKCRQKRELIEPVAGFNAAGGPVTRGVCAHCGTKMVRMGRTEAHEGLPQPEVKRKKEIVRKGNLVIVESPAKAKTVNRFLGKGYTVRASIGHVRDLLRSKLSVDIDNDFTPQYRVPKEKREVVKEIKELAQKAESIYLATDPDREGEAIAWHLMEAAGIDAERTHRVVFNEITEDAVKHAFANPRGIDMDLVDAQQTRRILDRLVGYGISPILWKKVRSRLSAGRVQSVALRLVVEREREIDAFDPVEYWSIDADLLPEGGQVAYRARLVKINGDDPQLGNQALVEPILADMRSAAYTVEAIKHGKRKRNPPPPFITSTLQQDASRKLGFTARKTMAVAQQLYEGIELDGMGTTGLITYMRTDSTNISKIATDEVRQYIKTQYGDMYLPEKPPVYKTRAQSAQEAHEAVRPTSIHRTPKTIRMYLTRDQFKLYQLIWQRFIASQMTPAIYKTLSVDVRGEGDQSLYLLRASGSQLEFQGFMYIYEEGKDEDHTEEDEGASDRIPIDDIKEGQPQSLQELYPEQHFTQPPPRYTEASLVQALEENGIGRPSTYAPILTTIQNRGYVLRNDKRLVPTEIGYLVNDLVVEFFPNVVDIGFTSSLENQLDMIAQGDTTWVEVIREFYATFGELLAHAEAAMPEKKAEPERVGRTCPECGHDLILRWGRYGRFISCSNFPECRYTEPYLEKIGMTCPVCAQGDVVRRKTKRGRTFYGCSRFPDCDFTSWKQPIPQRCPNCQGTLVLSNERLVECMQCKATFSRDEIMDDHDVA; translated from the coding sequence TTGGAAACCTATTGTGTAAAATGCCGCCAAAAGCGGGAATTAATTGAACCCGTCGCGGGTTTTAATGCTGCAGGAGGCCCGGTGACCAGGGGTGTCTGTGCTCATTGCGGCACTAAAATGGTGCGGATGGGTAGAACAGAGGCACATGAGGGATTACCGCAGCCTGAAGTTAAACGGAAAAAAGAGATTGTGCGCAAAGGCAATCTGGTGATTGTGGAATCGCCTGCCAAGGCAAAAACGGTCAACCGGTTCCTGGGAAAGGGCTACACGGTGCGTGCATCCATTGGTCATGTGCGCGATCTTCTGCGTTCGAAATTATCCGTGGATATCGACAACGATTTTACGCCCCAGTACCGGGTGCCGAAAGAAAAGCGGGAAGTTGTTAAGGAAATTAAGGAGTTAGCGCAAAAAGCCGAATCGATTTACCTGGCAACTGATCCTGACCGCGAGGGCGAAGCAATTGCCTGGCATCTGATGGAAGCGGCGGGAATCGACGCAGAGCGCACCCACAGGGTGGTTTTCAATGAGATCACGGAAGACGCTGTTAAGCATGCCTTTGCCAACCCGCGGGGAATCGACATGGACCTGGTCGATGCTCAGCAAACACGCCGTATTCTGGATCGTTTGGTTGGATACGGGATCAGCCCCATATTGTGGAAGAAAGTGCGCAGTCGACTTTCTGCCGGACGGGTTCAATCCGTTGCCTTGCGATTGGTTGTTGAACGCGAGCGTGAGATAGACGCCTTTGACCCGGTTGAATACTGGTCAATCGACGCGGATTTACTGCCTGAGGGCGGGCAGGTTGCCTATCGCGCCCGGCTTGTCAAAATCAATGGTGATGATCCGCAACTGGGCAATCAAGCGCTTGTGGAGCCCATTCTGGCTGACATGCGCTCGGCAGCATATACGGTTGAAGCCATCAAGCACGGAAAACGCAAACGGAACCCACCGCCGCCTTTTATCACCAGCACATTACAGCAGGATGCCTCTCGCAAACTGGGATTCACGGCTCGTAAAACCATGGCGGTTGCACAACAATTGTATGAGGGCATTGAGCTGGACGGAATGGGAACCACGGGTTTGATCACCTACATGCGGACCGATTCGACCAATATCTCTAAAATTGCCACGGATGAGGTGCGGCAATATATCAAGACGCAATATGGCGACATGTACTTGCCGGAAAAACCACCAGTGTATAAGACTCGTGCCCAATCCGCGCAGGAAGCGCATGAGGCTGTGCGTCCGACATCCATTCACCGGACTCCTAAAACGATCAGGATGTACCTGACGCGAGATCAATTCAAACTTTACCAGTTGATCTGGCAGCGGTTTATTGCTTCCCAGATGACGCCAGCGATTTATAAAACTCTATCCGTCGATGTCCGGGGGGAGGGCGATCAGAGCCTGTATTTGTTGCGGGCTTCCGGAAGCCAGCTTGAATTTCAGGGGTTTATGTATATTTATGAAGAAGGAAAGGATGAAGACCATACGGAAGAGGATGAGGGCGCCAGTGATCGCATCCCTATCGATGATATTAAAGAAGGACAACCACAAAGCCTTCAGGAACTCTATCCTGAACAGCACTTTACACAACCTCCGCCGCGTTATACTGAGGCTTCCCTGGTCCAGGCACTTGAGGAGAATGGCATCGGACGCCCTTCGACCTATGCACCGATCCTGACCACGATTCAAAATCGCGGTTATGTTCTCAGAAATGATAAACGCCTTGTTCCGACTGAAATCGGTTACCTGGTGAACGATCTGGTGGTGGAGTTCTTCCCCAATGTGGTCGACATTGGTTTTACTTCAAGTCTTGAAAATCAGTTGGATATGATTGCACAGGGTGATACCACCTGGGTGGAGGTGATCCGAGAATTTTATGCGACCTTCGGTGAGCTTCTGGCGCATGCTGAGGCAGCTATGCCGGAAAAGAAGGCTGAGCCGGAGCGGGTAGGACGAACTTGCCCGGAGTGCGGTCATGATTTGATTCTGCGTTGGGGCCGCTACGGCAGGTTCATCAGTTGCAGTAACTTCCCTGAATGCCGCTATACTGAGCCTTACCTTGAGAAAATTGGCATGACATGCCCGGTGTGTGCACAGGGTGATGTGGTCAGGCGCAAGACAAAACGCGGACGAACCTTTTATGGATGTTCCCGCTTTCCGGATTGTGATTTTACTTCGTGGAAACAACCCATTCCACAGCGATGTCCAAACTGCCAGGGCACACTGGTTTTGTCCAATGAACGCCTTGTGGAATGTATGCAATGCAAGGCGACTTTCTCGCGAGATGAAATCATGGATGATCATGATGTGGCATAA
- the ffh gene encoding signal recognition particle protein produces the protein MFENLTERLSGIFENLRRRGRLSEADVDAAMREVRLALLEADVHYGVVKQFTNRVKERAVGHDISRALNPAQQVIKIVNEELIQTLGPPSSLQLKGERPYVIVLVGLQGSGKTTAAAKLAKRLRAMGERTMLVAADPYRPAAVTQLQTLAEQIGVPVFHDADLTPPKLAEKAYQTARKGGVSVVILDTAGRSQMDQDLMDELRAIEKKVPVTETILVVDAMIGQEALNVAQGFRQALPLSGLFLTKIDGDARGGAAISIREVTGIPIKFLGVGESIDAIEEYNPDRLASRILGMGDLLGLIEKAESAFDQQEAEKQAEKLMRGEFTLEDFAKQLKQMRKMGPLAQVMEMLPGHMGQVARQVDPREAEDQLKQIEAVINSMTVEERRSPKILNASRRRRIARGSGLEVQVVNQVMKRFRETQRLISTLQKSGGKGLGRLMG, from the coding sequence GTGTTTGAAAATCTGACCGAACGCTTATCAGGGATATTTGAAAATTTGCGCCGTCGAGGACGCCTGTCTGAGGCGGATGTTGATGCTGCCATGCGCGAAGTCCGCCTGGCTTTACTGGAAGCGGACGTTCATTATGGTGTTGTTAAGCAGTTCACCAACCGGGTTAAAGAACGCGCCGTTGGTCATGATATCTCCAGGGCACTCAACCCTGCCCAACAGGTCATCAAGATCGTCAATGAAGAATTAATTCAAACCCTGGGACCTCCAAGTTCGTTGCAACTGAAGGGCGAACGACCGTATGTGATTGTGCTGGTAGGTCTGCAGGGCTCGGGAAAGACAACCGCAGCTGCAAAGCTTGCCAAACGGTTGAGAGCTATGGGTGAACGCACCATGCTGGTCGCCGCAGATCCTTACCGTCCTGCAGCAGTGACCCAATTACAAACCCTGGCAGAGCAAATTGGGGTGCCGGTTTTCCATGATGCCGACCTTACACCGCCAAAATTAGCTGAAAAAGCCTATCAAACCGCGCGTAAAGGCGGGGTCAGTGTGGTCATTCTTGATACCGCTGGGCGTTCGCAGATGGACCAGGATTTGATGGATGAGCTGCGTGCCATCGAGAAAAAAGTGCCTGTGACCGAAACCATCCTGGTTGTTGATGCTATGATTGGTCAGGAGGCGTTGAATGTTGCCCAGGGATTCCGCCAGGCGCTGCCTTTATCGGGCTTATTTTTAACCAAAATCGATGGTGATGCACGCGGCGGCGCTGCCATTTCGATCAGGGAAGTCACCGGCATTCCCATTAAATTCCTGGGCGTTGGTGAGTCTATCGATGCGATTGAGGAGTATAATCCAGATAGGCTGGCCTCACGAATTTTGGGAATGGGCGACTTGCTTGGTTTAATCGAGAAGGCTGAATCAGCCTTCGACCAGCAAGAAGCGGAAAAGCAAGCTGAAAAATTGATGCGCGGCGAGTTCACCCTTGAGGATTTTGCCAAGCAATTGAAGCAGATGCGCAAGATGGGTCCTCTGGCACAGGTAATGGAGATGTTGCCCGGGCATATGGGCCAGGTCGCCAGGCAGGTTGACCCGCGCGAAGCTGAGGATCAACTGAAACAGATCGAAGCGGTGATTAACTCGATGACAGTCGAAGAGCGCCGCAGTCCGAAAATATTAAATGCCAGCCGCAGGCGCAGAATTGCGCGTGGGTCTGGATTGGAGGTGCAAGTGGTCAACCAGGTCATGAAACGCTTCCGAGAGACACAGCGGCTGATAAGCACCCTGCAAAAATCAGGCGGTAAAGGCTTAGGACGCTTGATGGGGTAG
- a CDS encoding DegV family protein has protein sequence MSKIAIVTDSTAYLPEEIISTYQINVVPLVVIWGEETFLDNVEIGPEEFYKRLSTAEQMPSTSQPSIQAFYDVFKRLHAEGYDILTIVISSALSGTLDSALQAKKMLPDANIALVDSQYTSLPMAFMALAAARAAKNGMSLEECVKAVETVRDHTQVFFAVDTLEFLHRGGRIGGASRFLGTALQLKPILFLKDGKIEALEKVRTSKRAHERLIELVEAEVGDKSPINFLGVVHAAAEETGQGLLKVAEQKFEPEELMFATLSPVLGTHTGPGTIGIAYVAGINQQQVKD, from the coding sequence ATGTCAAAAATTGCGATAGTAACCGATTCCACGGCTTATTTGCCAGAAGAAATTATTTCTACATATCAGATCAATGTTGTGCCCCTGGTTGTAATTTGGGGTGAAGAGACGTTCCTGGACAATGTTGAAATTGGACCAGAAGAATTTTATAAACGCCTTTCCACTGCAGAACAGATGCCATCCACGTCACAACCGTCGATTCAGGCTTTTTACGATGTCTTTAAAAGATTACACGCCGAAGGGTACGACATCCTGACCATCGTGATTTCATCGGCGCTTTCGGGGACGCTGGATTCCGCTTTACAGGCTAAAAAGATGCTTCCAGACGCCAACATTGCGCTGGTTGATTCGCAATACACTTCTCTTCCCATGGCATTTATGGCCTTAGCCGCTGCCCGAGCTGCCAAAAACGGTATGTCCTTAGAAGAATGTGTGAAGGCGGTTGAAACCGTGCGTGACCATACCCAGGTCTTTTTTGCGGTAGACACCCTGGAATTTCTTCACCGTGGCGGTCGAATTGGTGGCGCTTCGCGCTTTTTAGGCACTGCCCTGCAGCTTAAACCCATTCTTTTTCTCAAAGATGGCAAAATTGAAGCTCTTGAGAAGGTGCGCACAAGCAAGCGTGCCCATGAACGTTTGATTGAGTTGGTTGAAGCTGAGGTCGGTGACAAATCTCCGATTAATTTTTTAGGCGTTGTGCATGCCGCTGCTGAAGAAACAGGACAGGGGTTGCTCAAAGTCGCTGAACAAAAATTTGAACCGGAAGAGCTCATGTTCGCGACGCTCAGCCCGGTACTGGGCACCCACACGGGCCCTGGTACAATCGGCATTGCCTACGTTGCCGGCATCAATCAACAACAGGTCAAAGACTAA
- a CDS encoding M23 family metallopeptidase: MLVLVCFLTACQTNHLASSPTFTPTPPSPTQTALPTQTATSTVTPTTAPSLTPTPVFLLCSPLEDETFDSLPLILANPLNIPPHFGQDTGHHGVDFAYYRRGDRESIEGIEIYAIMAGMTVFSFPADDLPYGYGVMIETPLADLPEPLQKQLLGGYLPVPEDPHYRLYCPPVDPPTITGDFSVYHLYAHMENPSTLEFGDPIRCGQVLGTVGNTGYSSSPHLHLETRLGPSGADFESMAHYDIYTPQQMGNYCLWRMSGYYQLFDPFILLDAALD, translated from the coding sequence TTGCTGGTACTTGTCTGCTTCCTCACTGCTTGCCAGACAAATCATCTGGCAAGCAGTCCCACTTTTACCCCGACGCCGCCCAGCCCCACACAAACCGCCTTACCAACCCAGACAGCCACCAGCACAGTCACACCGACAACAGCGCCCAGCCTCACCCCGACACCCGTTTTCTTGCTGTGTTCGCCCCTGGAAGACGAAACCTTCGATAGCCTGCCGTTGATCCTGGCCAACCCCCTGAACATCCCACCCCACTTTGGGCAGGATACCGGGCACCACGGCGTTGATTTTGCCTATTATCGGCGCGGAGACCGTGAATCCATAGAAGGCATTGAAATCTACGCAATCATGGCCGGGATGACCGTATTTTCTTTTCCTGCAGATGATCTTCCATACGGTTATGGGGTCATGATCGAGACCCCGCTTGCTGACTTACCCGAGCCGCTTCAGAAACAACTCCTGGGCGGTTACCTGCCTGTACCGGAAGACCCACACTATCGGCTGTATTGCCCTCCGGTTGATCCGCCAACGATCACCGGTGATTTTTCTGTTTATCACCTGTATGCTCATATGGAAAACCCGTCTACGTTAGAATTTGGAGATCCAATTCGCTGCGGGCAAGTTCTTGGCACGGTTGGAAATACAGGCTATTCCAGCAGTCCACATCTCCATTTAGAGACTCGCCTGGGACCGTCCGGGGCGGATTTCGAATCCATGGCACATTATGACATCTACACCCCACAGCAGATGGGCAATTACTGCCTGTGGCGGATGAGCGGGTATTACCAGCTATTTGACCCGTTCATTTTGCTGGATGCTGCCCTGGATTGA